The Sphingobacterium bambusae genome includes a window with the following:
- a CDS encoding LytR/AlgR family response regulator transcription factor, with translation MKIKCILIDDEPFALNILEDDLLAFPDVEVLAKFSSPIDVPQFLETQAVDLIFSDIQMPELLGTRFIRDLRNAPLVIFTTAYHEYAVEGFELNAVDYLLKPIRKERLATALKKVVDQLRLRKVQRSEEQANYIVVNVEYQKIKLLFEEIIYIEGWKDYVKIHLLNRARPLLTRSNLGGMEKKLPENRFVRIHNSFIVNSAQIKKIQPGKLLIDAGTLPVGKKYLDKLLAIMSGNS, from the coding sequence ATGAAGATTAAATGTATATTGATTGATGATGAGCCTTTTGCGCTGAACATCCTTGAGGACGACCTGCTAGCTTTCCCGGATGTCGAGGTGCTGGCCAAGTTCAGTAGCCCCATCGATGTTCCTCAATTTTTGGAAACACAGGCTGTCGATCTTATTTTTTCGGATATACAGATGCCGGAGCTGCTGGGCACACGCTTCATTCGTGATCTTAGAAATGCACCATTGGTGATCTTCACAACGGCCTACCATGAGTATGCTGTGGAAGGTTTCGAGCTCAATGCTGTAGATTACCTACTAAAGCCCATTCGCAAAGAGCGTTTGGCTACTGCGCTAAAAAAGGTAGTTGATCAATTGCGGCTTCGTAAAGTACAGCGCAGCGAAGAGCAGGCCAACTATATTGTGGTTAATGTAGAATATCAAAAGATAAAACTGCTGTTCGAAGAGATTATCTATATCGAAGGATGGAAAGACTATGTGAAGATCCATTTGCTCAATCGGGCTCGGCCTTTGTTGACGCGGAGCAACCTCGGTGGGATGGAGAAGAAGCTCCCTGAAAATCGTTTCGTGCGTATACACAATTCTTTTATCGTCAATAGTGCCCAGATCAAAAAAATACAACCGGGCAAACTGCTTATCGATGCGGGGACACTTCCCGTAGGTAAAAAATACCTTGATAAGCTACTCGCTATCATGTCGGGCAATAGCTAG
- a CDS encoding TonB-dependent receptor domain-containing protein yields the protein MKKIVSSLLFMVMTVWAYAQMPGANRGMANMMPEGKLSGRIVDEQGKPVTQATVILLKTTVDSASATEKELLLQSVSSSASGSFSFTSVPLRDKLTLKISAIGYAALDMPIVYEMPKPDSTAQPGKAPDPAMLAKLNAALNKDLGTLSLLADATQLDEVTVTARKALLEIDIDKKVFNVEKNIVSAGGTAIDVMRNMPSVQVDIDGNVKLRNAAPTIFVDGRPTTLSLDQIPADVIEKVEIITNPSAKYDASGSMAGILNIILKKNKKTGYNGTVNLGADRFGGSNLMASLNARQNKVNLSLTAMNMRMRNNTEGNSERASTINGIDALTTQDIDSKTKGMMTFGRLGIDYDLSERTTLSLAGIMAGGRFKPEEQTHIVNSSQGTTSVSDRLANTERSFKPRGLQAGLVQKFATEGEELTADFNYFGGKNEMDGLYTTNYLNANSQVGGTQVQQNIGSGDNMFMTIQMDYVKPFKNGMKLETGLRAQLNEISNINENRLKAVGESDFRDISSASSNYESNNSVYAAYASLAGDLPKLFSYKVGLRAESSTYDGKLLNTGETFSNRYPLNLFPSLFLSRKLSDKDQVQISATRRVNRPNFFQLIPFVDYTDSLNITRGNADLVPEFTTSGELSYSRTGNKGTFLASVYYKYTDNLITRYLSQETNPITGNLDFINTYINASSSQNYGAEFTYTTNLKKWWDLTADLNFYNSRIDIDEENSQDPMWTVFGKLNNNFTLQKHWSVQLAFEYQGKTNMPVTQQQNFGPPSQAQSSSQGYIKPFYGLDLAIKKSFLKNEMAAVTLSVSDILRTRGNTIVSYGEGFSQTYYRLSNPQIVKLNLSFRFGKMDMNMFKRNKTQDSMEGMQMQ from the coding sequence ATGAAAAAAATAGTATCAAGCTTATTGTTTATGGTTATGACGGTATGGGCCTATGCCCAAATGCCGGGCGCTAATCGTGGCATGGCCAACATGATGCCCGAGGGCAAACTTTCGGGACGTATAGTCGATGAACAGGGAAAACCTGTTACACAGGCTACTGTTATCCTTTTAAAAACGACAGTTGATAGTGCCAGCGCTACCGAAAAAGAACTGCTGTTGCAGAGCGTAAGCTCTAGCGCTAGCGGCTCGTTTAGTTTCACATCGGTTCCCTTGCGCGACAAGCTGACCTTAAAAATCAGCGCTATCGGATATGCCGCATTAGATATGCCTATTGTTTACGAAATGCCCAAACCCGATAGCACAGCGCAGCCGGGCAAGGCTCCCGACCCCGCCATGCTAGCCAAGTTAAATGCCGCACTCAACAAAGATCTAGGCACCTTATCCTTGCTTGCGGATGCCACACAGTTGGATGAGGTGACCGTTACGGCGCGCAAAGCACTGTTGGAGATCGACATCGATAAGAAGGTGTTCAACGTAGAGAAGAATATTGTGTCTGCTGGCGGAACAGCGATTGATGTGATGCGTAATATGCCGTCAGTACAGGTGGATATTGATGGTAATGTCAAGTTGCGCAATGCTGCGCCTACAATTTTCGTCGATGGGCGTCCCACTACGCTATCTTTGGATCAAATTCCTGCAGATGTCATTGAGAAGGTCGAGATCATCACCAATCCTTCCGCAAAGTATGATGCATCGGGCAGTATGGCTGGTATCCTAAATATCATTTTGAAGAAAAATAAAAAGACAGGTTACAACGGGACAGTCAACCTCGGAGCGGATAGATTTGGCGGTAGCAATCTAATGGCCAGCCTCAATGCTCGGCAGAACAAGGTGAACCTTTCATTGACGGCCATGAACATGCGTATGCGCAATAACACGGAAGGGAATAGCGAGCGCGCAAGCACAATCAACGGCATCGATGCGCTCACCACGCAAGATATTGATAGTAAAACCAAAGGTATGATGACCTTCGGTCGTCTGGGGATCGACTACGATCTTTCCGAGCGCACAACACTTTCCTTGGCCGGAATTATGGCTGGCGGACGTTTCAAGCCCGAAGAGCAAACCCATATCGTGAACAGCTCGCAGGGAACAACATCGGTCAGTGATCGTTTGGCAAATACCGAGCGAAGCTTTAAACCGCGGGGCTTACAGGCCGGGTTGGTGCAAAAATTTGCAACGGAAGGAGAAGAGCTCACAGCGGACTTCAATTATTTCGGCGGGAAAAATGAAATGGATGGTTTGTACACGACCAACTACCTCAATGCAAATAGTCAAGTAGGAGGCACACAGGTGCAGCAAAACATTGGCTCCGGCGATAATATGTTTATGACAATACAGATGGATTACGTCAAGCCGTTTAAAAACGGGATGAAGCTCGAGACTGGTCTGCGTGCACAACTTAACGAGATTTCCAACATCAATGAAAACCGGTTGAAGGCTGTTGGTGAGAGCGATTTTAGGGATATCTCTTCGGCCTCGTCCAACTATGAGAGCAACAACAGCGTTTATGCGGCCTATGCCTCGCTAGCTGGTGATTTGCCTAAGCTCTTTTCCTACAAGGTGGGACTGCGGGCAGAGAGCTCTACCTACGATGGCAAGTTGCTCAATACAGGCGAAACATTCAGCAATCGGTATCCGTTAAACTTATTCCCATCGTTGTTCTTGAGCCGCAAATTATCGGATAAAGATCAGGTGCAGATCAGCGCTACGCGCCGTGTCAATCGTCCCAATTTTTTCCAGTTGATTCCTTTCGTGGATTATACGGATAGTTTGAACATTACCCGTGGTAATGCCGATTTGGTTCCAGAGTTTACCACCTCAGGTGAACTAAGCTATAGCCGTACTGGCAATAAGGGAACGTTCTTGGCTTCCGTGTATTACAAATACACAGATAACTTGATCACGCGCTACCTGTCGCAGGAAACAAATCCAATCACGGGCAACCTGGATTTTATCAATACCTACATCAATGCTAGTTCCAGCCAAAACTATGGTGCGGAATTCACGTACACCACCAACCTGAAAAAATGGTGGGATCTTACGGCAGATCTTAACTTCTACAATTCGCGTATTGATATTGATGAGGAGAATAGCCAAGACCCTATGTGGACGGTGTTTGGTAAGTTGAATAATAACTTTACGCTACAGAAACACTGGTCGGTACAGTTGGCTTTTGAATATCAAGGAAAAACAAATATGCCTGTTACCCAACAGCAAAACTTTGGCCCGCCGTCGCAGGCACAGAGCTCTTCGCAAGGGTATATTAAACCTTTTTATGGTCTTGATTTAGCCATCAAAAAGAGCTTCTTGAAAAATGAGATGGCGGCAGTTACCCTCTCGGTTAGTGATATTCTGCGCACACGAGGAAATACGATCGTTTCCTACGGTGAGGGTTTTTCGCAAACGTATTACCGCCTTTCTAATCCACAGATCGTTAAACTTAATCTCTCGTTCCGTTTCGGAAAAATGGATATGAACATGTTCAAGCGTAACAAAACGCAAGATTCTATGGAAGGTATGCAAATGCAATAG